A window of the Eleutherodactylus coqui strain aEleCoq1 chromosome 8, aEleCoq1.hap1, whole genome shotgun sequence genome harbors these coding sequences:
- the TMBIM1 gene encoding protein lifeguard 3, translating into MSYPSAPPPYNDRDPLNNPGGYPHHGGYPQPGGYPQPGGYPQPGGYPQPGGYPPSNYPQPGGYPPPYGQPGYYPQPQPGGYPEPGRNEPPKPVMPMLPNIPLNPGDSDIYNTTDGEGQFGSWDDKAVRHAFLRKVYAIIALQLLVTVGIVAIFTYVEPLYTFVRRNPAVYYASYAVFFVTYMVLACCQGPRRRFPWNVILLSIFTLAMAFMAGTIASFYSSKAVMISLGITAIVTIAVTVFCFQTKVDFTSCAGLFSVLGIVLFITGIVTAIVLAFKYIYWLHMLYAAIGAVVFTLFLAYDTQLVIGNRKHTINPEEYVYGAMKIYTDIVYIFLNLLQIVGSRT; encoded by the exons ATGTCCTATCCCAGCGCCCCTCCACCATACAACGATCGAGACCCATTAAATAACCCTGGTGGATACCCTCACCATGGAGGATACCCGCAACCTGGTGGATACCCGCAACCTGGTGGATACCCGCAACCTGGAGGATACCCGCAACCTGGAGGATACCCACCCAGCAATTATCCACAGCCTGGTGGCTATCCTCCCCCATATGGACAACCTGGATACTACCCACAGCCTCAACCCGGTGGTTACCCTGAACCTGGAAGAAATGAGCCCCCCAAGCCGGTGATGCCAATGCTTCCGAATATCCCACTCAACCCAG gtgaTTCTGATATCTACAACACAACTGATGGAGAAGGGCAGTTTGGTTCTTGGGATGATAAAGCCGTGCGTCATGCGTTCCTCCGCAAG GTTTACGCCATCATAGCGCTGCAGTTATTGGTCACAGTGGGGATTGTCGCGATCTTCACCTACGT GGAGCCTTTGTACACCTTTGTGAGGAGGAATCCGGCTGTGTACTATGCATCTTA TGCTGTGTTCTTTGTTACATACATGGTTCTTGCCTGCTGCCAGGGGCCAAG GAGACGCTTCCCATGGAACGTGATTCTTCTGAGTATATTT ACGCTCGCCATGGCGTTTATGGCTGGAACAATCGCAAG tttctaCAGTTCTAAGGCCGTGATGATCTCCCTGGGGATCACTGCTATTGTCACCATTGCTGTCACCGTCTTCTGTTTCCAGACTAAG GTTGACTTCACCTCCTGCGCCGGACTGTTTTCTGTGCTGGGAATCGTCCTCTTCATCACGGGCATCGTGACTGCCATCGTCTTGGCATTTAAATAT ATCTATTGGCTACATATGCTGTACGCTGCTATCGGCGCCGTCGTGTTTACTCTG TTCCTGGCCTACGACACCCAACTGGTGATCGGAAACCGCAAGCACACGATCAACCCGGAGGAGTACGTCTACGGGGCGATGAAGATCTACACCGACATCGTCTACATATTCCTCAACCTGCTGCAGATTGTGGGGAGCCGGACGTAG